A genomic segment from Macadamia integrifolia cultivar HAES 741 unplaced genomic scaffold, SCU_Mint_v3 scaffold2757, whole genome shotgun sequence encodes:
- the LOC122067203 gene encoding putative beta-D-xylosidase, translated as MSFMKMELLPPCPVVVVDDITCGKELDFEVDVKVQNVGNVDGTDFAIVYSKPPASIKELISNSTLATPIDGFSAYGNVIFVNSCGNDTSCTKTDDFPAAVEVAKNADATIIIVGLDLKFEREEQDRADLKVPGHQIDLVNQVANAAKGPVILVIMLQDALNSMSLRLVPEFGYPGRTYKFFNGETLYPFGYGLSYSQFNYSMVSSAYALNLKLGKLQHCYDVIYEDGTTRPPCPVVVVDDITCGKELDFEVDVKVHNVGNVDGTDFVIVYSKPPASIKELISNRLLGSKGCS; from the exons ATGTCATTTATGAAGATGGAACTACTGCCTCCTTGCCCTGTAGTTGTGGTGGATGACATAACTTGTGGCAAAGAATTGGACTTTGAGGTTGATGTTAAAGTCCAAAATGTGGGAAATGTGGATGGAACTGATTTTGCCATCGTCTACTCAAAGCCTCCGGCAAGCATTAAGGAACTCATATCAAACAG CACACTAGCCACTCCTATAGATGGGTTCTCTGCGTATGGAAATGTGATTTTTGTAAATTCATGTGGAAATGACACCTCTTGCACAAAGACTGATGACTTTCCTGCAGCTGTGGAGGTAGCAAAGAATGCAGATGCTACCATCATTATTGTTGGCTTGGATTTAAAGTTTGAGAGAGAGGAACAAGATAGAGCTGATCTCAAAGTTCCTGGTCATCAAATTGATTTAGTCAATCAGGTCGCCAATGCAGCTAAGGGTCCTGTCATTCTTGTCATCATGTT ACAAGATGCTTTGAATTCCATGTCCCTAAGGCTAGTTCCTGAATTTGGCTACCCTGGAAGGACTTATAAGTTCTTCAATGGTGAAACCCTTTATCCTTTTGGTTATGGTCTCAGCTACAGTCAGTTCAATTACTCAATGGTATCTTCTGCTTATGCACTTAACCTGAAATTGGGAAAGCTCCAACATTGCTACGATGTCATTTATGAGGATGGAACTACTAGGCCTCCTTGCCCTGTAGTTGTGGTGGATGACATAACTTGTGGCAAAGAATTGGACTTTGAGGTTGATGTTAAAGTTCACAATGTGGGAAATGTGGATGGAACTGATTTTGTCATCGTCTACTCAAAGCCTCCGGCAAGCATTAAGGAACTCATATCAAACAGGTTATTGGGTTCCAAAGGGTGTTCTTGA
- the LOC122067207 gene encoding uncharacterized protein LOC122067207 — MGVDQLLYSPLPASFNRILQFGDASGIQSPVSFGGFGSLTRHLGRLSTGIYEAINNNFLDSDSLSLLNPYLPNLSASWLFQRAMSARKQANVPSDFINELLFVNFQCMQTQGDPVLRPFLQDVIQFQPLVKTLGLVMLTKPQIILSIFKQVGISVLLDWSGHFVMLGYYTFLSTFIDPVIRSWLKAFPEKMRYKWKRRLDAWKYGSGLDYKL; from the exons ATGGGGGTGGATCAACTTCTCTACAGTCCTTTGCCGGCTTCTTTTAATCGTATTCTACAG TTTGGTGATGCTAGTGGCATACAGTCACCAGTTTCATTTGGTGGTTTCGGGAGCTTGACTCGGCACCTTGGCAGACTCTCAACTG GGATATATGAAGCAATTAATAACAATTTTCTAGACTCGGACAGCTTGTCCCTGCTGAATCCATATTTG CCCAACTTAAGTGCATCTTGGTTGTTTCAACGAGCAATGTCAGCAAGGAAACAGGCTAATGTTCCATCAGATTTCATTAATGAGCTTCTTTTTGTTAATTTCCAGTGTATGCAG ACGCAAGGGGACCCGGTATTAAGACCATTTCTTCAG GATGTAATACAATTTCAGCCTCTTGTAAAGACGTTGGGTTTGGTTATGCTAACCAAGCCTCAAATCATTCTGTCAATATTCAAACAG GTGGGAATTTCTGTGCTTTTGGATTGGTCTGGACATTTTGTCATGCTGGGTTACTACACGTTTCTCTCGACATTCATTGACCCTGTCATAAG GTCATGGCTAAAAGCATTTCCAGAGAAGATGAGGTACAAATGGAAGAGACGTCTTGATGCTTGGAAGTATGGATCTGGTTTAGATTACAAACTATAA